The Polycladomyces zharkentensis genome window below encodes:
- the fsa gene encoding fructose-6-phosphate aldolase — protein MKFFIDSANVDEIREAASWGIVSGVTTNPSLVAKEGRDFVEVLKEILQIVDGPVSAEVLSLDAEGMIREGEPLAALSDRINIKVPMTTEGLKAVHHFAKKGIPTNVTLVFSANQALMAARAGATYVSPFIGRLDDINHDGSQLIGQIAEIFDLHGIETEIIAASIRNPVHVTLAAQSGAHIATMPFKVMQQMAKHPLTDQGIERFLADWEKAKQHQKA, from the coding sequence GTGAAATTTTTCATTGACTCGGCCAATGTGGACGAAATCCGTGAAGCTGCTTCATGGGGGATCGTGTCCGGTGTGACGACCAACCCCAGTTTGGTGGCTAAGGAAGGACGCGATTTCGTCGAGGTGCTCAAAGAAATCCTGCAGATCGTCGACGGTCCGGTCAGTGCGGAAGTGCTGAGTCTGGATGCTGAAGGGATGATCCGGGAAGGAGAGCCGTTGGCCGCGTTGTCCGATCGGATCAACATCAAGGTACCGATGACGACGGAAGGGCTGAAGGCGGTCCATCACTTTGCCAAAAAAGGGATTCCGACCAATGTCACGTTGGTGTTCTCCGCCAACCAAGCACTGATGGCTGCCCGGGCCGGAGCGACGTATGTCAGTCCGTTCATCGGCCGATTGGACGATATCAACCATGACGGCAGTCAACTGATCGGGCAGATCGCCGAGATTTTCGATCTGCACGGGATCGAAACCGAAATCATCGCTGCCAGTATTCGCAATCCGGTGCATGTCACGCTGGCTGCCCAAAGTGGTGCGCACATTGCCACCATGCCGTTCAAAGTGATGCAGCAGATGGCCAAACATCCGCTCACGGATCAGGGAATTGAGCGGTTCTTGGCGGATTGGGAAAAAGCGAAGCAACATCAAAAAGCATGA
- a CDS encoding class II fructose-1,6-bisphosphate aldolase: protein MPLVPMTEFLPRAKREGFAVGQFNMNNLEFTQAIIQAAKEERSPLIFGASEGAIKYMGLKNVVALARVAAEEAGVPVALHLDHGSSFEMVMKCIQAGFSSVMFDGSHYPLEENIRLTKEVVKAAHAVGVSVEGELGTIGGVEDDLSVDEEDAQLANPDDAIRFWEETKVDAMAIAVGTAHGMYKGEPKIRFDIIEKVSKNIEAPIVLHGGSGVPDESIRKAISLGVGKINVNTENQVACTNTIREILNAKPDVIDPRKYLGPARDAMVEVVRGKIRLFGSAGKA from the coding sequence ATGCCACTCGTACCTATGACAGAATTTTTGCCTCGCGCGAAACGGGAAGGCTTTGCTGTCGGGCAATTCAACATGAACAACTTGGAGTTTACGCAAGCCATCATCCAAGCAGCCAAAGAAGAGCGTTCCCCGCTCATTTTCGGCGCCAGTGAAGGAGCCATCAAATATATGGGTCTGAAAAACGTGGTGGCGCTCGCTCGGGTGGCCGCGGAGGAAGCGGGAGTTCCGGTGGCGCTGCACTTGGATCACGGCAGCAGTTTTGAAATGGTGATGAAATGTATCCAGGCCGGCTTCTCGTCCGTGATGTTCGACGGTTCCCACTATCCGCTGGAAGAGAACATCCGTCTGACCAAAGAAGTGGTGAAAGCGGCCCATGCCGTCGGGGTTTCCGTAGAAGGCGAGCTGGGAACGATCGGTGGGGTGGAAGACGATCTGAGCGTCGATGAAGAAGATGCGCAACTGGCCAACCCGGATGACGCCATCCGTTTCTGGGAAGAAACGAAAGTGGATGCGATGGCGATCGCTGTGGGTACGGCACACGGAATGTACAAAGGGGAACCGAAAATCCGCTTTGACATCATTGAGAAAGTGAGCAAAAACATCGAGGCACCGATCGTGCTCCACGGCGGTTCCGGTGTGCCGGACGAGTCGATTCGCAAGGCGATTTCGCTCGGTGTCGGCAAAATCAACGTCAACACCGAGAACCAAGTGGCTTGTACCAACACCATCCGGGAAATCCTGAATGCCAAACCGGACGTGATCGATCCGCGCAAATACCTCGGACCGGCTCGCGACGCGATGGTGGAGGTCGTCCGCGGCAAAATCCGTCTGTTCGGCAGCGCCGGCAAAGCCTGA
- a CDS encoding 3-keto-5-aminohexanoate cleavage protein has protein sequence MDKLMITAALVGAEVTREDTPHLPVTPEEIGIAAAEAHAAGAAIAHIHVRDADGKPSQDRELYRQAIEEIRKRCDIIVQVSTGGAVGMSAEERLQPVTLAPEMATLTTGSVNFGRDVFFNPPEMVERFAETMQQYGVRPEFEIFDVGMIDNALKLVKKGLVTGHLHFDFVMGVPGGIPATADHLLHLIRQLPEGATWTVAGIGRAQLPMSVLGIVLGGHVRVGLEDNIYYRKGELATNAQLVARVVRIARELGREIATPDEARMKLGIRR, from the coding sequence CCGCATCTGCCTGTCACACCGGAGGAAATCGGCATCGCTGCGGCTGAGGCGCATGCCGCCGGAGCCGCCATTGCGCACATCCATGTGCGCGATGCAGACGGCAAGCCCAGTCAGGACAGGGAGTTGTACCGTCAGGCCATCGAGGAAATCCGCAAGCGTTGCGACATCATTGTGCAGGTGTCGACGGGCGGGGCTGTGGGGATGAGTGCGGAGGAGCGGCTGCAGCCGGTCACGCTGGCACCGGAAATGGCCACATTGACAACGGGCTCCGTCAATTTCGGACGGGATGTGTTTTTCAATCCGCCGGAGATGGTGGAGCGATTCGCGGAAACGATGCAGCAATACGGTGTTCGCCCCGAGTTTGAGATTTTCGATGTGGGAATGATTGACAATGCACTGAAATTGGTAAAAAAAGGACTGGTTACGGGTCATCTTCATTTCGATTTTGTCATGGGTGTACCGGGGGGCATCCCGGCTACGGCCGATCATCTCCTGCATCTGATCCGCCAACTGCCGGAAGGGGCGACATGGACCGTCGCCGGTATCGGCAGGGCGCAATTGCCCATGTCAGTATTGGGGATCGTATTGGGCGGGCATGTTCGCGTCGGTTTGGAAGATAATATTTATTACCGAAAGGGTGAGTTGGCGACGAACGCTCAGTTGGTGGCGCGTGTGGTACGCATCGCCCGGGAGCTGGGGCGGGAGATCGCCACGCCCGACGAGGCGCGGATGAAACTGGGGATTCGTCGTTGA